The genomic DNA tcgtattcgattcgtaatcgaaaatttcaatattcgcacacacctaaaaggaacgttttatcgtttggaccaagctaccttcatgcgtccttacgccgctcctggccctgaacgagcgcttcgcctcactgcttaaccacgtgacgtttgcttgcgcgtgcgtgctgtcgcccatcttcggagaagcgcgagcacggtacgttttgccaggcacgttcgtttcagtcacgcgtgcggcatggaagcgttgctaggcgttgcacgacgccggcgtaccagcgttgctggatcacatcaagttttgcaccgtaatacgctacttctttaggtttaataaacaaaactagaaaaaagcgtccacgcttctctatattagctcatcaacttaaagattgtgtgacgatacaaccttttttattgaatagtggtgttctggtgttcgcctaaagcttttaagagataatctcgaacccaggcatggcggcaaccgctccttacgtgaggacgggtgaagggagctttcagagtatgcttgcttcctccatcgctccttcgctgtaaggaggcctcacgtaaggttaggaagcgctcgaaggaaaggaacgtttcattgtttgggcctaggaCGTCGAGCCTAAGGTTGCCAAACACGTATCTTTCACTATACAGGTATTTATACTTGTGTTTTTATCTGCATAGCTTCTCTGACGTCAGCCACTGCCAAGGCCGCAACACGGTATGAGCTCTGATGCTTCTATGTCAGGCAGGCCACTGCGCATCTTTGGTTTTCTAAACATGCGACTTGTTGCGCTTTCTAGTCACCTAACCACAGGCCTAACTCGCAATGCCTGCGTTGGGAAAACGGCGTCAAAGTTCAGCCTAAACGCAACTGTTCACACTGGCGCATGCGAAGTCAAGCCTTCCACAGAATGCGTacagagcagttttttttttcttgctcgttCACTTTAAATACTGCTCTCCAAGATTTGTGTTCCGTAGAAAACTGCGCAGCACGCCAATAAGAACCTCAGTTGGtgtaaattaatccggagtcctccactacaacgTACCTCTTAATCATATTGCGGTTACGGcccgtaaaacctcagaattcattGTCTTCACACTACCTTCAAGAAACCTTTCCATTCACTTATATTCTTCGTAATCTGTATAATCCTCGGTCACTGCCCATGCACGACAGCGCAGCATAACGGATTCTCTTCTTTTGACGGCCAGTAAAAAAGTTTTCCTTGCCGCGAGGCGCAAGCAGCTGATTAAGTTAAGCGTGGCGCATTTTCAATGCAAAAATTGAGGCTGCCACGTGTTCTTTTTCACGAAGATTACGctcactgcttttcttttttcgctgcaAGCACttcctctgctttttttttccttgattaTCATATCTTAGCAATGATTCAATACGTTGCGAATTGTCTACCACCACTGTGATAGGTCAGTCTATAACACAAAAGACGAATGATCGCTTTATCAGCGTCACCAGGGGCCCCCCCATCTCAAGGTCCTTAAAACCGGCCGCGCGTTCGCACTTGCTTGCTTTCAAATCCAACCAGGCAACGTCGCTTCGTCCGTCGACCACCATTCGTACTTTTACCAAAGCTTACCGGTCCCTTCCTGCAAGTATGCTGGCTACGAAAACTATGCCCCTGCGACAGTACGTAATGTTCGCATTCCCCTTGCTCCTGCTGCTGTTCTCAGCCTTTCACGCTTCAGAGGTGGCTGACATTTTCGAAGGATGCGTCGAGGAACCGCCACAAGAAGAAAAGCCTGGCGACTGCGTACTCGTGCCAGAAAGCTTGCTGGTTACGACGACGTACCGGGAGTACGCCCACCTAGCCCTAGAAAGCGCCACTATTCAACCGGACCATGGGAACCAGAACACTCTTCTAAATTTGACCCGGGCAGCAGCTCAGGTAAGGAGTGGTCTTTTGGTTACCGAGCAGCAACCATTCCATCTACTTTCAATTTATTCTGACACATAGACACCAGCACCGCCCCGTTAGTTTCTATTTTCTTCCTGCATAGGGTACTTAAACCCGGTTTTACTAAGCCTCAATTTTTCAATGCGGTTAGCAGCAAGAAAACGGAACGTAGCAAACAACGGCGTTGAGCGATTATTCCGCCTAGAGGGCGTCCAGACATGGGAGGATAAGAAGGGCGTCCATGCGGTATACTACTGTAATTATTACCTAACTTAACTTCTGAGGTTTAGCGTGTCAAATTTtccgattgtgaggcacgccatagtggagggagGGATATGGATGAACTTAATCACCTGGTGCTAAATTGCGCCAAATTTCTGCACGCCAGCGTTATTGCATTTCTCCCCTCTTtaaatgcagctgccgcggcgGCCATCAAGCCCGCAACCTCCTAAAACGAAGCTGCCGTGCTTTGCAATCGAGTCGAGCAACTCGAGCAAGTTTCAGCGTTACAGGGCATGCTCTATCCCTCCCTTAAATTGTGCGACTAGATCACGCCGCTCGACCCGGCCGGCACGCTGGCTgtagtaaaactcttgcttgagctagttggttcatgcttgaatgagcaAAGTTTGTGTTCGTTTGTGTGAATGAGTCGTCTGTGTTCTTCTTCAGTTCTGGCCTATTGCTCCTTGCTCTTCACTCATTCACGCTGGTGGTGCCGCGACGATTCCCCGCGGTAGAGGGCTGACTTTTCGTCGACGCCTAACGCAGGTCACGTGCATGTTACGTCGGAGTATTTCTGCGCCTTCAGGGTGGTTCGAACTCCCGCTTGCTGGTCACTTCGCACGTCGGCCGTGAATTCTCCTCTGAATTCTGGCGAGTCTTAATTGCCTACGGAATGAGTATAACGGCGATCAGATAGTACAGACGCCCATGACATTGTTTAACTCTTTAGCGTGTACTGTTTCTGAGGGCGTTTGCCATGCCGCGTAGACGTGACTGTGGTGCTATCAATTCGCCTCTCCCTTTTTGAGGATCCACTCCACTCAAAATTATGGTCGATTTTGTTTTTCCTGAGCACTGGTCTATTGTTTCCTTGTCTGTAACTCGACGTGAAGTGATCGACACGCAATCCACAGCTTTTATCTAGATAAGAGGCCCGTACTTAATTATTTCACGCATTTTTTGCTACAAGTTGTCTGATCGCATGAAAAAAGACACCGTTCTATTCTGTCAGTGTTCGCGCATTTTTGGACAATAGAGATGCAACCGTTACTGAGTATTTAAAATATAATGCGTTCTCACCTCACGGAAATTCGAAACGCACCGGTAAAAATAAACCACACAGGTAGGAGAAGCAAAGCAACGAGAGAACAACCGACAGTCTAGTGCAGACCCGTCTCCTCTATGTCCAAAATGCCCTCCGTTGGCACATTTACTGGAGCGCTCACTCTTGAATTTTCTTGTGATTGTGTATTCGCCATCATTACCCACACTTATCCGCATCCCTGCACATCGCCTGTTCCTTGCGCTATTGATACGAATGTATAACACCACTTAAGCATTTTAAACTTAGCTGACATTCACATTGGCTATCGCACTATGCAAGTTCGAATTTTCGGTTTTAAGTTGTATCAGTATCATAGTATATAAGCAGCGATTGGCCAGAAAGCGGTCATCTTAAATGCGTACGCGTAAGACGTAGAGCCCTCATGCAAGTTATTTTTATGCAGCATATTGGAAAGGTTAGCTCTGGCATTTGCACCTACGAACCACTGTTGCTTCCTTTTTGTCACTCCAAACAAACATTCAGCCGTGTTAAATCTTCCTCGCCACATATGCACTCGCAGCTAAACACGTATGCTTCATTGTTGCCGCTATTCACGTTGAGCGTCTCTTTAGCACACGCTATGCTCGGGATGAGCTCCGCAACGCGAGCGTATGCCCCGAAAATTAGTGTGAATTTTTCGGAAGAAGTTTCCATCCACAGCGAATCTTCTCTTCTGAAGCAACCGTATCTCTTACATCCATGCTTCTTGAAGGTGTGCGCGGCCGAATAGGAAATTTAAAAGAAACCTGTACTACCATGCGTGATTCCGTTGGTCAACCGACTCGCATGAGACATTATATAAACCGTCATCTGTACGAACGGGAACAGGCATCGCCAATAAAATAACTGCCACGCCCTGCAgagcaatggaaaaaaaaacaagagctgactctttttttcctgtttgcTCCCCTGTAACCCTAACGTCTATTCATGCTTACCTGTCCTCATTCCCAGACGGCAATTATTCGCCAGCGATTACGAtgttccctaatgcgaaatttgagcgcacctctGTGTTTTCGTTTCTTGATataatgaggcaaagaatttgagagacgTGTCGCAAAGTCGGCAATCgctgaaaatctgatctgcgggtcaaacgcgtcggctttgaTACGTACCTCATCGatggttccagcgtaatcgcaaGTGTCACTTGTCTTccggaaagtactacacaattcgcgtcgcgcgcaccatcagattacaaaacaatctcAAACAATGACAATCAACGCGTGTGCGAACCAGACCAAACCAagccaaacaagcgcgagcgagaaaGCCGTTGCGAGCAGACGATAGCAGTGAGTGAGAGGTCTTGCCAAGGCCAGCTTTCGCACTGGTCTTAGCTAACGGAGGACATACATCATGATTACCCTACCAGAtccgctctttttttcttttttatgcgatcTCGCGCAGTATTACCAGAAACACGGAATCCTTCAAAACGGTGTGCAGGCAGTTCGGAGCAAAGGCACTGTTCGCGTTTCTTGATGCGACGTCAAGCAACTTGTGGACTACGAGGCCGTCTGCCACGCACTCGCACGTTTAGAACAGGCGCTGATTCACTCGTGTAATATCTTTTGACATGAACGTTTGATATGAACCTCCAGTGGTTATGTAGGCAGGTTAGTATAGCTGTATGAGAAAAGAACTAGCAGCGTGTAAGAAGCCTCCACCCTTGCCGCGGCCCCACCGTCAGTTCTAAATTGCACCTTTTACAACCATATATTGTGATACAGTGCTTCACTTATATATAACCAACGATTCACTTCCACATGCCATACCGCGGTGGGCTAGGTAAAGGTTAGCTTTAAACTGTCCTCCGAAGTTGCATCTATAGTATACCGGTCGAAGCTCGCGCTTTAACCTTCGCATCCCGTCAGACATGAGTGAATTGTTTAGTTCcaaacatggggggggggggggggtggaagcgCCATAAAGTGCAGACTGCGCAGCCTCTTATTTCTGCGCATTTctcacggcaaaaaaaaaaacacaatttcgCAACAAAACGTACACGCTGAGTGGGCTGTTTAGCTGTGAGAAATTACAATTGTTGTTCAAGACGTGGCGAGCTTTCAATATGTTGCACCGCACCCTACACAACGTTTTCCTCTCTACGTTATTCCGAACTTTTATTCACGGATTCCGCACAAGCTTCAATGGTATTGTAGCATTTTGCTTGTCTTGCGCTTTAAACCcagattttctgtttcatttagCGCACCTTGTCTCCATTTGTCTTTTCTCGCTCACTCCTTTTCTCGCCGAACGTCACTGACTATACGTCGCGTCTTTCGCAGGAAGTGTTCATACTTGCAAACGCTGCGATAACCTCGAATCATACTGTCGCCTTTTTTGCTCATTCCACGCAGCTATCCAACGGCATCGCAATCAGAGTTGAGTTCACCACCGTGGAGAGTGCCTGCAACAGCACCATTGCCTATACCCAGGAGCAGTGTACGCCAATTGGAAGTGAGGTATGTATACTCTCTAAAAGAGGAATCCCCAACTGCGACTCATACCAGTCGTATTTTTGTAGGTACGGAACCATTTGCGTCTGTGCAGCGTGGCCCCGTTAACGTTAACCAAGCTGTTTAATATATTTACAGAATATACGAGCACAAATATTTCGGTGAGCAGTCGCCTGCAGCACCCGGGAGTTGAATTTTCTTTATTGAACCATCCATACTTAGAACATAATTTACGAGTATGTTGATTACTGCGTCTGCGCTTGCTGCACACTACGCGTGTGGTTTCTTTTGGGAAACTGCTCATGTGCGTTTGGGGGATAAAAGTTCGCGGATGTTCTGCACTCAATTTATGACGACAGCGCTCAATAGCGACTACGTGGGGCCCAGTTCCGGCAACCCATCTTCGCACAAGCACTATATGCAATGTCTACCAAAATCAATGATCAGATCAATAAATCTGATTTTTACCAAACTGCCTTCCCGGCAAACATTTAGTGTACAGAAATGTAACTGAACCGGTAGCTGTAATATCGTTTACTTTGCTAGGGATAGAGGGTTCTGAACCACCACGTGTACTAGTTTCACAATATTCCCATCTTTATTGCGTGTATGAGAATAGCCTCATTAAGCTACGAGGATGGCATAAATGATTTCATTGATTTTCCACAACGTTGCCTATACAAAAACTTAGGCGCGCTAATTTCGCCATTCGGGAATACATTTACTGCATTTAGATCTGTCGGTACTGTTGGCGGACAAGATATGGTCTATACAGCAAGGCTGTATATGGCTAGCGGATCCGTCCGTCCAAtgtgtcgcctgtacgccgaaaactgctccgacgcaaccccatgcgcatgcgtgcAAACGAGACAAGTCGTGGCGGTCGCTCTCAATGTTACATCTCATAAACCATGACACATGACCTCAATGGCCATATGGAAGCCCCGTGGGATGGCGGCGCTCCTGTGCTGCCATTGGAGGGTGCAGAAGCATAACAAGACCTTTTTAGTGCGCCCACCAATCGTC from Dermacentor albipictus isolate Rhodes 1998 colony chromosome 7, USDA_Dalb.pri_finalv2, whole genome shotgun sequence includes the following:
- the LOC135900458 gene encoding uncharacterized protein, whose amino-acid sequence is MLATKTMPLRQYVMFAFPLLLLLFSAFHASEVADIFEGCVEEPPQEEKPGDCVLVPESLLVTTTYREYAHLALESATIQPDHGNQNTLLNLTRAAAQLSNGIAIRVEFTTVESACNSTIAYTQEQCTPIGSEANGLCQARFLFNGTLMLNHAMCTPRMSPKTSRRCCAALDFTSVKA